A DNA window from Zonotrichia albicollis isolate bZonAlb1 chromosome 2, bZonAlb1.hap1, whole genome shotgun sequence contains the following coding sequences:
- the TMEM45A gene encoding transmembrane protein 45A, with protein sequence MGNFKGHALPGSFFLLFGLWWSVKYPLKYACRKNKNVCYLGSRAAFQRLEFVEGIIKAVFALIGMVAEQFVPDGPHLKLYNYEKKHWDHLMNWQHATMYLFYGISGLVDIVAHGTNALPAAMDRMMLSIAVFIEGFLFCYHLHGRAMLDVHVHQLLLFAIFGAAACIFLEVFFRGSIVLEMLRTSLCILQGSWFWQIGFVLYPPNGSPEWNQTDHTNMMFLTMCYCWHYAFAFLILAVNYTIVSWAVRSKIKQSQSMEMGLLKTSERDHESEEEI encoded by the exons ATGGGCAATTTCAAAGGGCATGCCCTCCCTGGaagctttttccttctttttggcTTGTGGTGGTCAGTGAAGTACCCACTGAAGTACGCCTGCAGAAAGAACAAGAACGTTTGCTACCTTGGTTCCAGGGCAGCATTCCAGCGCCTGGAGTTTGTGGAGGGCATCATCAAAGCTGTCTTTGCCCTCATTG GGATGGTGGCTGAGCAGTTTGTTCCTGATGGACCTCATCTGAAGCTGTACAACTACGAGAAGAAGCACTGGGACCACTTGATGAACTGGCAGCATGCCACCATGTACCTCTTCTATGGCATTTCAGGGCTGGTGGACATCGTGGCTCACGGCACCAACGCTCTGCCAGCAGCCATGGACAGGATGATGCTTTCCATAGCAGTCTTCATTGAAG GTTTTCTCTTCTGCTACCATCTTCATGGGAGAGCCATGCTGGATGTCCATGTTCATCAGTTACTGCTGTTTGCTATctttggagctgctgcctgcataTTTTTGGAAGTGTTTTTCCGTGGCAGCATCGTGCTAGAGATGCTCCGTACAAGCCTCTGCATATTACAGGGCAGCTGGTTCTGGCAG aTTGGCTTTGTGCTTTATCCCCCAAATGGAAGCCCAGAGTGGAATCAGACAGATCACACTAACATGATGTTCCTGACCATGTGCTATTGCTGGCAttatgcttttgcttttcttatACTTGCAGTGAATTACACAATTGTCAGCTG GGCAGTCCGTTCGAAGATTAAGCAGTCCCAGTCCATGGAAATGGGTTTACTGAAAACATCTGAACGAGATCATGAGTCAGAAGAAGAAATTTAG